One window of Ciona intestinalis unplaced genomic scaffold, KH HT000123.2, whole genome shotgun sequence genomic DNA carries:
- the LOC113475151 gene encoding NEDD4 family-interacting protein 1-like: MLFTITLFPLLQLEQTDTEATSTVAPNPPDYDVTTVSMTSQTVENPEDVAAFEQKMSAAVAQSLPSYEQATSLPTYEDTQRQKENEARQEMLNIFFNFDADTDNDEIYLDGYVVGNDCMFMLAFLLAFFFNWLGFFIGYCILLNLSGRYGAMSGFGLSVVNWLMYLKYTHQDQRYFHDEKLFMWWFFFLIAVVLFMKGILNWMKVRKMRNLSPEQRQSARLFFY; the protein is encoded by the exons ATGCTATTTACAATTACTTTATTTCCATTACTGCAGTTGGAACAAACAGACACAGAAGCAACAAGTACTGTAGCACCCAACCCACcagattatgatgtcacaactgtttctatgacatcacaaacagtGGAGAACCCTGAAG ATGTTGCGGCATTTGAGCAAAAGATGAGTGCAGCCGTCGCCCAGTCCCTTCCATCATACGAACAAGCCACCAGTCTACCAACGTATGAAGACACACAGAGACAGAAGGAGAATGAAGCAAGACAGGAGATGCTCAACATATTCTTCAACTTTGATGCTGAT ACGGACAACGATGAGATTTACCTTGATGGTTACGTGGTCGGCAACGACTGCATGTTCATGCTGGCCTTCTTACTCGCCTTCTTCTTTAACTGGCTCGGATTTTTTATCGGTTATTGTATTTTACTCAATCTATCAGGGAGATACGGAGCAATGTCTGGGTTCGGGTTATCCGTCGTCAACTGGCTTATGTACCTCAAG TACACCCACCAAGACCAGCGTTACTTTCATGATGAAAAACTTTTCATGTGGTGGTTCTTCTTTCTTATTG CTGTCGTTTTATTCATGAAGGGAATTCTAAACTGGATGAAAGTTCGAAAAATGCGGAACTTGTCACCGGAGCAGCGACAAAGCGCCAGACTGTTCTTTTACTAA